One Vidua macroura isolate BioBank_ID:100142 chromosome 36, ASM2450914v1, whole genome shotgun sequence DNA segment encodes these proteins:
- the LOC128821204 gene encoding olfactory receptor 14I1-like isoform X1 yields the protein MSNSSSISHFLLLALAGTWQLQLLHFCLSLAISLAALLGNGLIISAGACGHHLHTPMFFFLLNLALSHLGSICTAVPKAMHNSLWDTRTSSYTGCAVQLFFSVFFISAEFSLLTIMCYDRYMPICKALHYGTLLGSRACAHMAAAAWASGFLFPLLHPANTFSLPLCQDNALGYFFCEIPQILKLTCSTSYLRELGFIAVSACLGLGCFVFIVFFYVQILSAVLRIPSEQGQHKAFSTSLPPLAMLSLFVTTGTFVCLKPLSISSPSMELALSVLYSVVPPALNPLIYSLRNQELKAAVWTLMTG from the coding sequence atgtccaacagcagctccatcagccacttcctcctgctggcactggcaggcacgtggcagctgcagctcctgcacttctgcctctccctggccatctccctggctgccctcctgggcaacggcctcatcatcagcgccggagcctgcggccaccacctgcacacgcccatgttcttcttcctgctcaacctggccctcagccacctgggctccatctgcaccgctgtccccaaagccatgcacaattccctctgggacaccaggacCAGCTCCTATACAGGATGTGCAGtccaactatttttttctgtctttttcatttcagcagagttCTCCCTTctgaccatcatgtgctacgaccgctacATGCCCATCTGCAAAGCTctgcactacgggaccctcctgggcagcagagcttgtgcccacatggcagcagctgcctgggccagtggcTTTCTCTTTCCACTGCTGCACccagccaatacattttccctgcccctttGCCAGGACAATGCCCTAGGCTacttcttctgtgaaatccctcAGATCCTCAAGCTCACGTGCTCCACATCCTATCTCAGGGAACTTGGGTTCATTGCAGTTAGTGCCTGTTTAGGACTCGgatgttttgtgttcattgttttcttctatGTGCAGATCCTCAGCgccgtgctgaggatcccctctgagcagggacagcacaaagccttttccaccagCCTCCCTCCCCTGGCCATGCTCTCCCTGTTTGTCACCACTGGCACATTTGTCTGCCTGAAGcccctctccatctcctccccatccaTGGAACTGGcactgtcagttctgtactcggtggtgcctccagccctgaaccccctcatctacagcctgaggaaccaggagctcaaggctgcagtgtggacaCTGATGACTGGATGA
- the LOC128821204 gene encoding olfactory receptor 14J1-like isoform X2, translated as MALILVTAEFSLLTIMCYDRYMPICKALHYGTLLGSRACAHMAAAAWASGFLFPLLHPANTFSLPLCQDNALGYFFCEIPQILKLTCSTSYLRELGFIAVSACLGLGCFVFIVFFYVQILSAVLRIPSEQGQHKAFSTSLPPLAMLSLFVTTGTFVCLKPLSISSPSMELALSVLYSVVPPALNPLIYSLRNQELKAAVWTLMTG; from the exons ATGGCTTTGATTTTGGTTACAG cagagttCTCCCTTctgaccatcatgtgctacgaccgctacATGCCCATCTGCAAAGCTctgcactacgggaccctcctgggcagcagagcttgtgcccacatggcagcagctgcctgggccagtggcTTTCTCTTTCCACTGCTGCACccagccaatacattttccctgcccctttGCCAGGACAATGCCCTAGGCTacttcttctgtgaaatccctcAGATCCTCAAGCTCACGTGCTCCACATCCTATCTCAGGGAACTTGGGTTCATTGCAGTTAGTGCCTGTTTAGGACTCGgatgttttgtgttcattgttttcttctatGTGCAGATCCTCAGCgccgtgctgaggatcccctctgagcagggacagcacaaagccttttccaccagCCTCCCTCCCCTGGCCATGCTCTCCCTGTTTGTCACCACTGGCACATTTGTCTGCCTGAAGcccctctccatctcctccccatccaTGGAACTGGcactgtcagttctgtactcggtggtgcctccagccctgaaccccctcatctacagcctgaggaaccaggagctcaaggctgcagtgtggacaCTGATGACTGGATGA